The following are encoded together in the Xanthobacter autotrophicus Py2 genome:
- a CDS encoding cobaltochelatase, CobN subunit (TIGRFAM: cobaltochelatase, CobN subunit~PFAM: CobN/magnesium chelatase~KEGG: mlo:mlr1377 cobalamin synthesis protein cobN) has protein sequence MHILATTSTTLEDLAEPVDLAQPPGDMVALSFTDSDLLALSAAWRARRDSLPSLRLARLKDLTHPMSVDLWVEKVARHAKVVLVRQLGGLDWWRYGAEQLSALARTRGIALALLPGEDQDDPRLAALSTVPAEELADWLAYFRAGGPDNMGALLERMARTAGYATPAANAPPRPVPATAFYRPGAGLTELQTLAATARADGRPSALILFYRSQWLAADTAAIDAVAAALEARGIAAVPLFVPSLKAPEARAAVRDALAALKPAVIVTTTAFAAGNAAELFPAGGPPVLQAAPATTARAAWAGSPRGLSAADLAMHVVLPELDGRVLAGALSFKDFAPADADLAFAPAINRPEPDQVAHVADRVAGLARLAATPRAERRLALILPDYPGAEGRSGYAVGLDVPESARRLIATLGDAGYATGAAPADAKALLAAIAPTPALSLDAYRRAFERLPQASREAVLAAWGAPDADAELKDGAFHFRMARLGPLTLAFAPDRGAALDRRADYHDAALPPRHALIAFGLWLREGLDVHAVIHLGAHGTLEWLPGKAVALTPGCFPQLVMGALPVVYPFIVSNPGEAAQAKRRLAAVTIGHLPPPLAAAGLSEAEQKLERLVDEYAQADGLDRRRRERLAQLIVETAGDTGLAATAGVTTATDPDEALRRIDAWLCDLKDLAVKDGLHIFGHVPQEEADPARLASAGAETRALLDALDGRFVPAGPAGAPARGRRDVLPTGRNLYTADPRTLPTPTACDLALKAADEALRLLLQEHGDWPRALVLDLWGSASLRTGGEEIAQGLAFLGCRPVWEAASGRVTGIEVMPPAVLGRPRIDVTFRISGLFRDIFPAQIALLDAAVRAVAARDEDDAENPLAAARRRGEDLSRLFGSAPGAYGAGIEAQLQRGAFADRAELGHAYLAAASHTYGGADGMARPAPGAFAGRIAQADALIHGADDAARDLLDGSEDAAFMGGFAAAGAALGRKAHLVVLDTTDPDRPRARPLSEALARLVHGRVSATFIAGQMRHGPRGAAELAETVDRLVAFAETTQEVANALLDRLHDAYLAEPSVRAFLLDQNPAAARAMARRFADARRRGLWHSRRNALDADLEGLLAEAAPLQEAAPQEDTPKEAAE, from the coding sequence ATGCACATCCTCGCCACCACATCGACGACGCTGGAGGATCTGGCCGAGCCGGTCGATCTCGCCCAGCCGCCCGGCGACATGGTGGCGCTGTCGTTCACCGACAGCGACCTCCTGGCCCTGTCCGCCGCCTGGCGGGCGCGGCGGGACAGCCTGCCCAGCCTGCGCCTCGCCCGGCTGAAAGACCTCACCCATCCCATGTCGGTGGACCTGTGGGTGGAGAAGGTGGCGCGCCATGCCAAGGTGGTGCTGGTGCGCCAGCTCGGCGGCCTCGACTGGTGGCGCTACGGCGCCGAGCAATTGTCCGCCCTCGCCCGGACGCGCGGCATCGCCCTCGCGCTGCTGCCGGGGGAGGACCAGGACGACCCGCGCCTCGCCGCCCTCTCCACCGTGCCGGCGGAGGAGCTGGCGGACTGGCTTGCTTATTTCCGTGCCGGCGGCCCGGACAATATGGGGGCGCTGCTTGAGCGCATGGCCAGAACGGCCGGATACGCCACGCCCGCCGCGAACGCACCGCCCCGCCCTGTTCCCGCCACCGCCTTCTATCGCCCTGGAGCGGGGCTGACGGAGCTGCAGACTCTCGCTGCCACCGCGCGGGCGGATGGGCGGCCCAGCGCCCTCATCCTGTTCTACCGGTCCCAGTGGCTTGCGGCGGACACCGCCGCCATCGATGCGGTGGCCGCCGCCCTTGAGGCGCGGGGCATCGCCGCCGTGCCGCTGTTCGTGCCGAGCCTGAAGGCGCCGGAAGCGCGCGCCGCCGTGCGGGATGCGCTGGCCGCGCTCAAGCCGGCGGTGATCGTCACCACCACCGCGTTCGCGGCGGGGAATGCGGCCGAACTGTTCCCGGCGGGCGGGCCGCCGGTGCTCCAGGCCGCCCCCGCCACCACCGCCCGCGCTGCCTGGGCGGGCAGCCCGCGCGGGCTGTCGGCCGCCGATCTCGCCATGCATGTGGTGCTGCCGGAGCTGGACGGACGGGTACTGGCCGGCGCGCTCTCCTTCAAGGATTTCGCCCCGGCCGATGCGGACCTTGCCTTCGCCCCCGCCATCAACCGGCCGGAGCCGGACCAGGTGGCCCATGTGGCGGACCGCGTCGCGGGTCTCGCGCGCCTCGCCGCCACGCCCCGCGCCGAACGGCGGCTGGCGCTGATCCTGCCCGACTATCCCGGCGCCGAGGGCCGCTCCGGCTATGCGGTGGGCCTCGACGTGCCGGAGAGCGCTCGGCGCCTCATCGCGACCTTGGGTGACGCCGGCTACGCCACTGGCGCCGCGCCCGCCGATGCCAAGGCGCTGCTCGCCGCCATCGCCCCCACGCCGGCCCTCTCACTCGACGCCTATCGCCGCGCCTTTGAGCGCCTGCCGCAGGCGTCGCGCGAGGCTGTGCTTGCCGCGTGGGGTGCGCCCGACGCCGATGCGGAGCTGAAGGACGGCGCCTTCCACTTCCGCATGGCCCGCCTCGGCCCCCTCACCCTCGCCTTCGCACCTGATCGCGGCGCGGCGCTGGACCGGCGCGCGGACTATCACGACGCTGCCCTGCCGCCGCGCCACGCCCTCATCGCTTTCGGCCTGTGGCTGCGCGAGGGTCTGGATGTCCACGCTGTCATCCATCTCGGCGCCCACGGCACGCTGGAATGGCTTCCGGGAAAGGCGGTGGCGCTGACGCCGGGCTGCTTCCCGCAACTGGTCATGGGCGCGCTGCCGGTGGTCTATCCCTTCATCGTCTCCAATCCCGGCGAGGCGGCGCAGGCCAAGCGGCGGCTCGCCGCCGTCACCATCGGCCACCTGCCCCCGCCGCTGGCCGCCGCCGGCCTGTCCGAGGCCGAGCAGAAGCTGGAACGGCTGGTGGACGAATACGCGCAAGCCGACGGCCTCGACCGCCGCCGCCGCGAGCGCCTCGCCCAGCTCATCGTGGAGACCGCCGGCGACACCGGCCTTGCCGCCACCGCCGGCGTCACCACCGCCACCGACCCCGACGAGGCCCTGCGCCGCATCGACGCCTGGCTGTGCGACCTCAAAGACCTCGCGGTGAAGGATGGCCTTCACATCTTCGGCCATGTGCCGCAGGAGGAGGCCGACCCGGCCCGCCTCGCCTCGGCCGGCGCCGAGACCCGCGCGCTGCTCGATGCCCTCGACGGCCGCTTCGTGCCGGCCGGCCCGGCCGGGGCACCGGCGCGGGGGCGGCGGGACGTTTTGCCCACCGGGCGCAACCTCTACACTGCCGATCCGCGCACCCTGCCCACCCCCACCGCCTGCGACCTCGCACTCAAGGCGGCGGATGAGGCCCTGCGCCTGCTGCTGCAGGAACACGGCGACTGGCCCCGCGCGCTGGTGCTGGACCTGTGGGGCAGCGCCTCCCTGCGCACGGGGGGCGAGGAGATCGCCCAGGGCCTTGCTTTCCTCGGCTGCCGGCCCGTGTGGGAGGCGGCGAGCGGCCGCGTCACCGGCATCGAGGTGATGCCCCCGGCCGTGCTGGGGCGCCCGCGCATCGACGTGACCTTCCGCATCTCCGGCCTGTTCCGCGACATCTTCCCGGCCCAGATCGCGCTTCTGGACGCCGCCGTGCGGGCCGTGGCTGCGCGGGACGAGGACGATGCTGAGAACCCGCTTGCCGCCGCCCGTCGCCGGGGCGAGGACCTCTCGCGCCTGTTCGGCTCGGCGCCGGGCGCCTATGGCGCGGGCATCGAGGCGCAGCTCCAGCGCGGCGCCTTCGCGGATCGCGCCGAGCTGGGCCATGCCTATCTTGCCGCCGCCTCCCATACGTATGGCGGGGCGGATGGCATGGCGCGCCCCGCCCCCGGCGCCTTCGCCGGGCGGATCGCGCAGGCGGACGCGCTCATCCATGGCGCGGACGATGCCGCCCGCGACCTCCTGGACGGCAGCGAGGATGCCGCCTTCATGGGCGGCTTCGCGGCGGCCGGCGCAGCACTGGGGCGCAAGGCGCACCTCGTGGTGCTCGACACTACCGACCCCGACCGCCCCCGCGCCCGCCCCCTGTCCGAAGCGCTGGCGCGGCTGGTGCACGGCCGCGTCTCGGCCACCTTCATCGCCGGGCAGATGCGCCACGGCCCGCGCGGTGCGGCGGAGCTGGCGGAGACGGTAGACCGCCTCGTCGCCTTCGCCGAGACCACGCAGGAAGTGGCAAACGCCCTGCTGGACCGGCTCCACGACGCCTATCTGGCGGAGCCGTCGGTGCGCGCTTTCCTGCTCGACCAGAACCCCGCCGCCGCCCGCGCCATGGCCCGCCGCTTCGCCGATGCGCGCCGGCGCGGCCTGTGGCACAGCCGCCGCAACGCCCTCGACGCCGATCTGGAAGGCCTCCTCGCGGAGGCTGCCCCGCTTCAAGAAGCCGCGCCTCAAGAAGACACACCGAAGG
- a CDS encoding protein of unknown function DUF1636 (PFAM: protein of unknown function DUF1636~KEGG: atc:AGR_C_5089 hypothetical protein), with amino-acid sequence MERGEPADITGDATAEPPAGTTPRAHDAPAAMPDNAPTVTVFVCTTCRSSGEAASPVDGAALAEAAAAAPLPDGIAVQGVRCLANCKRSLSAAMVRRDGWTYVFGDLSADAAPDLIAGAALLASSSDGLMPWRGRPDSLKRGMVARIPPLSLPKEP; translated from the coding sequence GTGGAGCGCGGCGAACCTGCCGATATTACAGGCGATGCCACGGCGGAGCCCCCTGCCGGAACGACGCCCCGCGCCCATGACGCGCCCGCCGCCATGCCGGACAACGCGCCGACCGTGACCGTCTTCGTCTGCACCACCTGCCGCAGCAGCGGCGAGGCCGCCTCCCCCGTCGATGGCGCTGCCCTCGCCGAAGCCGCCGCGGCTGCCCCGCTGCCGGACGGTATCGCCGTGCAGGGCGTGCGCTGCCTCGCCAATTGCAAGCGGTCCCTGTCCGCCGCCATGGTCCGCCGCGATGGCTGGACCTATGTGTTCGGCGACCTTTCCGCCGACGCCGCCCCGGACCTCATCGCCGGCGCGGCGCTGCTCGCATCCTCGAGCGACGGTCTCATGCCCTGGCGCGGACGGCCCGACAGCCTCAAGCGCGGCATGGTCGCCCGCATCCCGCCTTTGTCCCTTCCCAAGGAGCCTTGA
- a CDS encoding amidase, hydantoinase/carbamoylase family (TIGRFAM: amidase, hydantoinase/carbamoylase family~PFAM: peptidase M20; peptidase dimerisation domain protein~KEGG: bja:bll6147 N-carbamoyl-L-amino acid amidohydrolase), whose protein sequence is MNKVFPVPQPAPVPTLAPLDGNAITARLKELAAFSDVPGELTRLSLTPSHKRAAAQVSHWMREAGLTQVHMDATGTIVGRYPADRANAKTLLIGSHIDTVRNAGIYDGNLGVLTAIAAVEALNAQGLRLPFAIEVAAFADEEGVRFLSTLTSSKAMAGIFDPKSLDDVDQQGISRAEALRSFGAPAERVAECRRDPADMIGYVEVHIEQGPVLEAAGAPLGIVTGIAGASRGHIRVRGEAGHSGTLPMPMRHDALAAAAEMILAVEARGRADADALVTTVGTMIIAGSAVNVVPGEVQFSLDVRTLSDDLRQRAVADIREAIDEIAARRGVRAVLDIGHEVPAAPCHGVLKERMAQVVEGLQLPVVRLPSGAGHDAMVFRGIMPMAMLFVRSENGSHNPREYASPADIGLAAEALHAFLLKTAGEV, encoded by the coding sequence ATGAACAAGGTCTTCCCCGTGCCCCAACCTGCCCCCGTCCCCACCCTCGCGCCCCTTGACGGCAATGCCATCACCGCCCGCCTGAAGGAGCTTGCCGCCTTCTCGGACGTGCCGGGCGAACTCACCCGCCTCTCCCTCACCCCGTCCCACAAGCGGGCGGCGGCGCAGGTATCCCACTGGATGCGCGAGGCCGGCCTCACCCAGGTCCACATGGACGCCACCGGCACCATCGTTGGGCGCTATCCGGCAGACCGGGCCAATGCCAAGACCCTGCTCATCGGCTCGCACATCGACACGGTGCGCAACGCCGGCATCTATGACGGGAACCTCGGCGTGCTCACCGCCATCGCGGCGGTGGAAGCGCTGAACGCGCAGGGCCTGCGCCTGCCGTTCGCCATCGAGGTGGCGGCCTTCGCGGATGAAGAGGGCGTGCGCTTCCTCTCCACCCTCACCTCATCCAAGGCCATGGCGGGCATCTTCGATCCCAAGAGCCTTGATGACGTGGACCAGCAGGGCATCTCCCGCGCCGAGGCGCTGCGCTCGTTCGGCGCGCCGGCGGAGCGTGTCGCCGAATGCCGGCGCGATCCGGCGGACATGATCGGCTATGTGGAAGTGCATATCGAGCAGGGGCCGGTGCTGGAAGCGGCGGGCGCTCCGCTGGGCATCGTCACCGGCATCGCCGGCGCCTCGCGCGGGCACATTCGCGTGCGCGGCGAGGCCGGCCATTCCGGCACCCTGCCCATGCCCATGCGCCACGACGCGCTGGCCGCCGCAGCCGAGATGATCCTCGCCGTCGAAGCCCGCGGCCGCGCCGATGCCGATGCCCTGGTGACCACAGTCGGCACCATGATCATCGCCGGTAGCGCCGTGAACGTGGTGCCGGGCGAGGTGCAATTCTCCCTCGACGTGCGCACCCTCTCCGACGATCTGCGCCAGCGCGCCGTCGCCGACATCCGCGAGGCCATCGACGAGATCGCGGCGCGGCGCGGCGTGCGCGCCGTCCTCGACATCGGCCATGAGGTGCCGGCCGCGCCCTGCCACGGCGTCCTGAAGGAGCGCATGGCGCAGGTGGTGGAAGGCCTGCAACTGCCCGTGGTGCGCCTGCCCTCCGGCGCCGGGCACGACGCCATGGTCTTCCGGGGCATCATGCCCATGGCCATGCTGTTCGTGCGCTCCGAGAACGGCAGTCACAACCCGCGCGAATACGCCTCCCCCGCCGACATCGGCCTTGCCGCCGAAGCGCTCCATGCCTTCCTGCTGAAGACCGCCGGGGAGGTGTGA
- a CDS encoding Chitin deacetylase (PFAM: polysaccharide deacetylase~KEGG: bov:BOV_0363 hypothetical protein), whose protein sequence is MSVPNDPITGRPYPRDLIGYGRNPPHARWPGEARIAVQFVVNYEEGGENSILHGDNASEAFLSEIIGAQPWPRQRHMNMESIYEYGARVGFWRLHRLFTERAMPVTVYGVATALARNPDAVAAMKEADWEIASHGYKWLEYKDFTRDAEREHIEEAIRIHTEVTGSRPLGFYQGRSAEHTVPLVMEEGGFLYAADSYADELPYWIESAKGPQLVVPYTLDANDMRFSVAAGFGTGTDFFDYLKDSFDLLYAEGETAPKMMSVGLHPRLAGRPGRARALARFLDYIAGHEKVWVARRVDIARHWIATHPPVGGYKPTFMPRGLFVERFGGVFEHSPWIAEAAYDKGLTPREDTAAGLHAALAAVLRAAPIEKQMGVIHAHPDLAGKLAEAKLLTAESTAEQASAGLDRLTAEEKARFTAFNDAYVAKFGFVFIMAIRGRTKAEILDAFERRLAHDRDQEVNEALTQIERIARLRLDQMLPEAA, encoded by the coding sequence ATGAGCGTGCCCAACGATCCCATCACCGGCCGCCCCTACCCGCGCGACCTGATCGGCTACGGACGCAATCCGCCCCATGCGCGCTGGCCGGGAGAGGCGCGCATCGCCGTCCAGTTCGTGGTGAATTACGAGGAGGGTGGCGAGAACTCCATCCTCCACGGCGACAATGCCTCGGAAGCCTTCCTGTCCGAGATCATCGGCGCCCAGCCCTGGCCCCGCCAGCGCCACATGAACATGGAATCCATCTACGAATACGGCGCGCGGGTGGGCTTCTGGCGGCTGCACCGCCTGTTCACCGAGCGCGCCATGCCGGTCACGGTCTATGGCGTCGCCACGGCGCTGGCCCGCAACCCGGACGCCGTCGCCGCCATGAAAGAGGCCGACTGGGAGATCGCGAGCCACGGCTACAAATGGCTCGAATACAAGGACTTCACCCGCGACGCCGAGCGCGAGCACATCGAGGAGGCGATCCGCATCCACACCGAAGTGACCGGCTCCCGCCCGCTGGGTTTCTACCAGGGCCGCTCGGCCGAGCACACGGTGCCATTGGTGATGGAGGAAGGCGGCTTCCTCTATGCCGCGGACAGCTATGCGGATGAACTGCCCTACTGGATCGAGAGTGCCAAGGGTCCGCAACTGGTGGTGCCCTATACGCTGGACGCCAACGACATGCGCTTCTCGGTGGCGGCGGGCTTCGGCACCGGCACGGATTTCTTCGACTATCTGAAAGACAGCTTCGACCTGCTCTATGCCGAGGGCGAGACTGCGCCGAAGATGATGTCGGTGGGCCTCCACCCCCGCCTCGCCGGCCGGCCCGGCCGCGCCCGGGCGCTGGCCCGCTTCCTCGATTACATCGCCGGCCATGAGAAGGTTTGGGTGGCCCGGCGCGTGGACATCGCCCGCCACTGGATCGCCACCCACCCCCCCGTCGGCGGCTACAAGCCCACCTTCATGCCGCGCGGCCTGTTCGTGGAGCGGTTCGGCGGCGTGTTCGAGCATTCACCCTGGATCGCGGAAGCCGCGTACGACAAGGGTCTCACCCCCCGCGAGGACACCGCCGCCGGCCTCCACGCGGCGCTTGCCGCCGTGCTGCGCGCCGCCCCCATCGAGAAGCAGATGGGGGTCATCCACGCCCATCCGGACCTGGCAGGCAAGCTGGCCGAGGCCAAGCTGCTCACCGCCGAATCCACCGCCGAGCAGGCCTCGGCCGGCCTCGACCGGCTGACGGCGGAGGAGAAGGCCCGCTTCACCGCCTTCAATGACGCCTACGTGGCAAAGTTCGGATTCGTCTTCATCATGGCCATCCGCGGCCGGACCAAGGCCGAGATCCTCGATGCCTTCGAGCGCCGGCTCGCCCATGATCGCGACCAGGAGGTCAACGAGGCCCTCACACAGATCGAGCGCATCGCCCGGCTCCGGCTGGACCAGATGCTCCCGGAGGCCGCATGA
- a CDS encoding cobalamin biosynthesis protein CobW (TIGRFAM: cobalamin biosynthesis protein CobW~PFAM: cobalamin synthesis protein P47K; cobalamin synthesis CobW domain protein~KEGG: mlo:mlr1375 cobalamin synthesis protein cobW): protein MTSLARVPCTIVTGFLGAGKTTLIRHVLENAGGKRLAVIVNEFGDVGIDGEILKGCGIESCSEDTIVELANGCLCCTVADDFVPALDQILSRTPRVDHILIETSGLALPKPLVQAFQWPAIKSRVTVDGVVAVVDGPALAEGRVAPDLSALAAQRAEDSSLDHDDPVEEVFEDQIACADLVILSKSDLLDDAGFAIAERVVAQSLPRAVKLVRATAGKVDIAVLLGLGIGVEDEIDARRTHHDDEEDHDHDEFESIVLPLPEIADPVALAERVVAAAGTPDVLRVKGFAAVAGKPMRLLVQGVGPRVSHHFDRPWGAAEERRGALVVIGLKGFDRAAVERAILG from the coding sequence ATGACTTCGCTCGCCCGCGTGCCCTGCACCATCGTCACCGGCTTCCTCGGCGCGGGGAAGACCACGCTCATTCGCCACGTGCTGGAGAATGCCGGCGGCAAGCGCCTCGCGGTGATCGTCAACGAGTTCGGCGACGTGGGCATCGACGGCGAGATCCTGAAGGGCTGCGGCATCGAGAGCTGCTCCGAGGACACCATCGTGGAGCTGGCCAACGGCTGCCTGTGCTGCACGGTTGCCGACGATTTCGTGCCGGCATTGGACCAGATCCTGTCGCGCACCCCGCGCGTGGACCACATCCTCATCGAGACTTCCGGCCTCGCTCTGCCCAAGCCTTTGGTGCAGGCGTTCCAGTGGCCTGCCATCAAGAGCCGGGTGACGGTGGACGGCGTGGTGGCGGTGGTGGACGGCCCGGCCCTGGCCGAAGGGCGGGTGGCGCCGGACCTCTCGGCGCTGGCCGCCCAGCGCGCGGAAGACTCAAGCCTCGACCATGACGACCCGGTGGAAGAGGTGTTCGAGGACCAGATCGCCTGCGCCGACCTCGTCATCCTCTCCAAGAGCGACCTGCTCGACGACGCCGGCTTCGCCATCGCCGAACGGGTAGTGGCGCAGAGCCTGCCCCGCGCGGTGAAGCTGGTGCGCGCCACCGCCGGCAAGGTGGATATCGCCGTGTTGCTGGGCCTCGGCATCGGCGTGGAAGACGAGATCGACGCCCGCCGCACCCATCACGACGACGAGGAAGACCACGACCACGACGAGTTCGAGAGCATCGTGCTCCCGCTCCCTGAAATCGCCGATCCCGTCGCCCTCGCGGAGCGCGTGGTCGCGGCCGCCGGGACGCCGGACGTGCTGCGGGTGAAGGGCTTCGCGGCGGTGGCCGGCAAGCCCATGCGGCTGCTGGTGCAGGGCGTTGGCCCACGCGTGTCGCACCATTTCGACCGGCCGTGGGGCGCAGCCGAGGAGCGGCGCGGCGCACTGGTGGTCATCGGCCTCAAGGGCTTCGACCGCGCGGCGGTGGAGCGGGCCATCCTCGGCTGA